The Rissa tridactyla isolate bRisTri1 chromosome 6, bRisTri1.patW.cur.20221130, whole genome shotgun sequence genome includes a region encoding these proteins:
- the LOC128911171 gene encoding pancreatic lipase-related protein 2-like translates to MLRGYPAYAKSPGQTERIPKMLTVWIATLFLLHAARGREVCYKRLGCFSDSPPWSGIPGRQLAGLPSSPEDVNTNFLLYTRDNIMKYQKISATNPSTIKASNFRPHRKTRFLIHGHLVGADLLWITNICRFMFHTEDVNCILTDWRGGSSGLYTEAVNNVRIVGAELVYLVNLLEKDYGYSPANIHFIGHSLGAHAAGEAGRRKPGIGRITGLDPAGPLFQYTPTMVRLDPSDAKFVDIIHTHAGHLFFDFAPGILQTCGHLDFYPNGGKKMPGCKQLRVPPATRNINDLMRGYRAFGCGHKRSLRYYAESIMTPNGFVGYQCDTYRDFVLGDCFPCPEEGCPLMGHYADKFLRKTEKEQQKVYLNTGPSPPYARWRKEILVRVSATETMKGNIDIALTGTNGIRKKYTIDKGTFNPGNTYLNFIDTEISGNISKVEFLWKNRLGHIHGACMGAEEVRIISGDNGNVSVFCGCGSVRQSTWQALTLC, encoded by the exons ATGCTTAGAGGTTATCCTGCATATGCAAAATCTCCAGGGCAAACTGAAAGAATCCCCAAG ATGTTGACAGTATGGATCgctactctttttcttcttcatgcagCCAGAG GAAGGGAAGTTTGCTACAAAAGGCTCGGATGCTTTTCAGATAGCCCGCCTTGGTCTGGGATCCCGGGGAGACAGCTGGCAGGCTTGCCCAGCTCTCCAGAAGATGTGAACACCAATTTCCTTCTTTACACTAGAGACAACATCATGAAATACCAA aaaatttcTGCTACAAATCCATCGACTATCAAAGCTTCAAATTTTCGACCACACAGGAAAACTCGCTTCCTTATACATGGCCATCTTGTTGGAGCGGACCTCCTCTGGATAACAAATATATGCAGG TTCATGTTTCACACCGAAGATGTGAACTGCATTTTGACTGACTGGAGAGGTGGCTCTAGCGGTTTGTACACCGAAGCCGTTAACAACGTCCGCATTGTGGGGGCTGAGCTGGTATATCTGGTGAACCTTCTTGAG AAAGATTATGGCTACTCTCCTGCCAACATTCATTTCATCGGCCATAGTCTTGGAGCGCATGCcgcaggggaggcagggagaaggaaacCTGGCATTGGAAGAATAACAG GCTTGGATCCAGCTGGGCCCCTTTTTCAGTATACCCCCACGATGGTTAGGCTGGATCCTTCAGATGCAAAATTTGTTGATATAATTCATACTCATGCCGGTCATCTGTTCTTTGACTTTG CTCCAGGGATTCTGCAGACTTGTGGCCACCTGGATTTTTACCCAAATGGTGGGAAGAAGATGCCAGGATGCAAGCAACTTCGTGTACCTCCTGCAACTCGGAATATCAATGACCTTATGAgag GATATAGAGCTTTTGGATGTGGACATAAAAGAAGTCTCCGGTATTATGCTGAGAGTATTATGACTCCCAATGGATTTGTTGGGTATCAGTGTGACACATACCGAGATTTTGTATTG GGAGACTGCTTTCCATGTCCAGAGGAAGGATGCCCACTCATGGGTCATTATGCTGATAAGTTTTTAcgtaaaactgaaaaagaacagcaaaaggtTTATTTAAACACAGGGCCCTCCCCTCCATATGCTC gCTGGAGAAAAGAGATACTTGTCAGAGTATCTGCAACAGAAACCATGAAGGGAAATATAGATATAGCCTTGACTGGAACTAACGGgatcaggaaaaaatatacaatTGACAA GGGCACTTTCAACCCAGGCAACACATACTTGAACTTTATCGATACAGAAATTTCTGGGAACATTTCAAAGGTTGAGTTTCTCTGGAAAAACCGTCTAGGTCACATACATGGAGCCTGCATGGGAGCTGAAGAAGTCAGAATAATATCTGGGGATAACGGAAACGT GTCTGTGTTCTGCGGCTGTGGAAGCGTGCGGCAGAGCACGTGGCAAGCCCTGACGCTGTGCTGA